A section of the Styela clava chromosome 9, kaStyClav1.hap1.2, whole genome shotgun sequence genome encodes:
- the LOC144427267 gene encoding GATA zinc finger domain-containing protein 1-like: MDKSKQEINDNDGSGNGNGGKRASARLKTSKQKTSERRLPTKGKSRRVIFKQKTTFKGKGTFSSITTSDCIFYKGQYYQTGDVVFVVDVDDGQKYYAQCRSFLIDPLCEKSVVLTWLLPTEQFDHSKPFDPESFYLGPEEDFPRLMDFVNFVCHAPSNYFSIYKTARSVPSNSVPV, translated from the coding sequence ATGGACAAGTCAAAACAAGAGATCAACGATAATGATGGTTCTGGCAATGGTAATGGTGGTAAGCGAGCTTCAGCAAGATTAAAAACCTCAAAACAAAAAACGTCGGAAAGGCGGTTGCCAACAAAAGGAAAAAGCAGGCGGGTGATTTTCAAGCAGAAGACCACTTTTAAGGGCAAAGGCACGTTTTCATCTATCACAACAAGTGACTGTATTTTTTATAAAGGACAGTATTACCAAACTGGAGATGTGGTTTTTGTGGTGGATGTTGACGATGGACAAAAATATTATGCACAATGCAGGTCATTTTTAATAGATCCACTGTGTGAAAAATCTGTTGTGCTTACATGGCTTTTGCCAACAGAACAATTTGATCATTCAAAGCCTTTTGATCcagaatcattttatttagGACCAGAAGAAGATTTTCCGAGATTGATggattttgttaattttgtatGTCATGCGccatcaaattatttttcaatttataaaacaGCCCGATCAGTTCCTTCAAATAGTGTGCCTGTTTAG